In Streptomyces sp. P3, one DNA window encodes the following:
- a CDS encoding HAD family phosphatase, which produces MTRTSASPSGVDALILDYNGVLGLQPSTAMWTRLADLAEWPDRHLPSFQDAFWAPRNAYDAGELSDLAYWAKVLGHHPGPRWLRTLRAADTAMWTRTDPCVLDVLYRARAAELPMVLLSNAPAHLSDVLDATVWRRELMDDALYSARLGLCKPDPAAYEHALAATGVAEPARVLFVDDREDNCRAAAQLDLRTLHYTGQSAYLERQLLPALAASTGS; this is translated from the coding sequence TTGACCCGCACCTCCGCCTCCCCGAGCGGCGTGGACGCCCTGATCCTCGACTACAACGGAGTCCTCGGTCTCCAGCCCAGCACCGCCATGTGGACCCGTCTCGCCGACCTCGCCGAGTGGCCCGACCGGCATCTCCCCTCGTTCCAGGACGCCTTCTGGGCTCCCCGCAACGCATACGACGCAGGGGAACTGAGCGATCTCGCCTACTGGGCCAAGGTCCTCGGACACCACCCCGGCCCACGGTGGCTGCGCACCCTGCGGGCCGCCGACACCGCCATGTGGACCCGCACCGATCCGTGCGTCCTCGATGTCCTGTACCGCGCCCGGGCCGCGGAGCTGCCGATGGTGCTGCTCTCCAACGCCCCGGCCCACCTCAGCGACGTCCTGGACGCCACCGTCTGGCGGCGCGAGCTGATGGACGACGCCTTGTACTCCGCCCGCCTGGGCCTGTGCAAGCCCGACCCGGCCGCGTACGAACACGCCCTGGCCGCCACCGGCGTCGCCGAGCCAGCACGCGTGCTGTTCGTCGACGACCGCGAGGACAACTGCCGGGCCGCCGCCCAGCTGGACCTGCGCACCCTCCACTACACCGGCCAATCCGCCTACCTGGAACGGCAGTTGCTGCCTGCCCTCGCGGCCAGCACCGGTTCCTGA
- a CDS encoding MFS transporter, which produces MRQTAVPELVRSRRLLTGYFAGLGVVMAVWGARMPAVQNAAKASTAGLALVLLAAALGMVTGLQAGGRLARPARLPALLTGGAIALAACLAVLGLCSSLESLLAAAFAFGIGHGVLDVAANAAAVRCQDVHGRPIMGRLHASYSLGALLGAALAATTAHTSHTVLFAAVAACAAAAAGATTRLTRTVASPALEPVHHGAAPGSPEPRRLSRHRLWLLGALAAATLLGEGAAADWASVHLHDLGATAATSAAAYGLYSAAMAVGRLAGDRLTARFGADTVVRTGAALAALGLATGLAGSTTVSALLGWTAFGLGMSVTIPSLITAAGTGGPRAVATVAVTGYVGLLAGPALIGALTTVTALPHALLLPALLAASVAVLAPKALEKTTP; this is translated from the coding sequence GTGAGACAGACCGCAGTACCCGAGCTGGTGCGCAGCCGCCGCCTGCTGACCGGGTACTTCGCCGGACTGGGTGTGGTGATGGCCGTCTGGGGCGCGCGCATGCCCGCCGTCCAGAACGCCGCCAAGGCGAGTACCGCCGGGCTTGCCCTGGTCCTGCTGGCCGCCGCCCTCGGCATGGTCACCGGACTCCAGGCAGGCGGACGTCTCGCCCGCCCGGCCCGTCTGCCCGCGCTGCTGACCGGCGGTGCTATAGCCCTCGCCGCCTGTCTTGCCGTCCTCGGGCTCTGCTCCAGTCTGGAGAGCCTCCTGGCAGCGGCGTTCGCCTTCGGCATCGGGCACGGCGTGCTTGACGTCGCAGCCAATGCCGCCGCGGTCCGGTGCCAGGACGTCCACGGCCGCCCCATCATGGGCCGGCTGCACGCGAGTTACAGCCTCGGCGCCCTCCTCGGCGCCGCACTCGCCGCCACCACCGCCCACACCTCACACACCGTTCTGTTCGCCGCAGTGGCAGCTTGCGCCGCTGCTGCGGCAGGCGCGACCACGCGACTCACCCGCACCGTCGCCAGCCCCGCACTCGAGCCCGTCCACCACGGTGCTGCACCGGGCTCACCCGAGCCGAGGAGGTTGTCCCGGCACCGATTGTGGCTGCTCGGCGCGCTTGCCGCCGCCACGCTGCTGGGCGAAGGAGCCGCTGCCGACTGGGCCTCCGTCCACCTGCACGACCTCGGCGCGACAGCCGCGACCAGCGCCGCGGCGTACGGCCTCTACAGCGCCGCCATGGCCGTAGGCCGTCTCGCCGGAGACCGGCTCACCGCCCGCTTCGGCGCGGACACCGTCGTGCGCACCGGCGCCGCGTTGGCCGCGCTCGGCCTCGCCACCGGACTGGCCGGCTCCACCACCGTCTCTGCCCTCCTCGGCTGGACGGCCTTCGGCCTGGGCATGTCCGTCACGATCCCCAGCCTGATCACCGCCGCCGGCACTGGCGGACCCCGCGCGGTCGCCACCGTCGCGGTCACCGGCTACGTCGGCCTGCTCGCCGGCCCCGCCCTCATCGGCGCTCTCACCACCGTCACCGCACTGCCGCACGCGCTGCTGCTGCCCGCCCTCCTCGCCGCAAGCGTCGCCGTGCTCGCACCCAAAGCCTTGGAGAAAACGACCCCTTGA
- a CDS encoding DUF317 domain-containing protein has protein sequence MPDTEEIDGDVYVSPRYLAASTYTGDPALEPLLALGFDLRHDDLGNVYVTAPDHRVRLGYLPEGDDDGLWRINAYKDSFGPPEWGVCFNDRVPTEFVRAFTTALAEAYERGPDAYLARPAAGVDEHDPFLAVVPVLKQGWEIDRPRWGVFAVQSPDGFAGLEFTTGDLDPETELTTRDARWQMWAGKSIDRPVWYATASTDTPVALLTAITECVADPAPLPRWREETFSYIKGMAQLTPILPPGPPAPTPLDVRRAAASRRPAALPAASVPRWSTTSRPALPRPRR, from the coding sequence GTGCCCGACACCGAAGAGATCGACGGCGACGTCTACGTCTCCCCCCGCTACCTCGCCGCCAGCACTTACACCGGAGACCCGGCTCTGGAACCGCTGCTCGCGCTCGGCTTCGACCTGCGTCACGACGACCTCGGCAACGTGTATGTCACCGCGCCCGATCACCGCGTCCGACTCGGCTATCTGCCCGAGGGAGACGACGACGGGCTGTGGCGCATCAACGCCTACAAGGACTCGTTCGGCCCGCCGGAGTGGGGCGTCTGCTTCAACGACCGCGTCCCCACCGAGTTCGTCCGCGCCTTCACCACCGCACTCGCCGAGGCGTACGAGCGTGGCCCGGACGCCTACCTCGCCAGGCCGGCCGCCGGGGTCGACGAGCACGATCCCTTTCTGGCTGTCGTGCCCGTGCTGAAACAGGGCTGGGAGATCGACCGCCCGCGCTGGGGCGTCTTCGCGGTCCAGTCCCCCGACGGGTTCGCCGGCCTGGAGTTCACCACCGGCGACCTCGATCCGGAAACCGAGCTGACCACACGCGACGCCCGGTGGCAGATGTGGGCGGGCAAGTCCATCGACCGGCCCGTCTGGTACGCCACGGCCAGCACCGACACTCCCGTCGCCCTGCTCACCGCCATCACCGAGTGCGTCGCCGATCCGGCTCCCCTGCCCCGGTGGCGCGAGGAGACCTTCAGCTACATCAAGGGCATGGCCCAGCTCACCCCGATCCTTCCGCCCGGACCGCCGGCCCCGACCCCGCTCGACGTGCGGAGGGCCGCCGCATCCCGCCGCCCGGCCGCGCTCCCCGCGGCCAGCGTCCCGCGCTGGAGCACCACCAGCCGACCGGCCCTGCCCCGTCCACGCCGATAG